Within the Salvia hispanica cultivar TCC Black 2014 chromosome 4, UniMelb_Shisp_WGS_1.0, whole genome shotgun sequence genome, the region CGGCGCCACCACGCTCCGCCGCCAGAAAATCGTCACCTCATGCAGCCCCAACACGAAAACCGCTCTTCTCGCCAAAACTAGATTCCCAGCCGCGGAACCTCTTATCTCAGCGACGGCGGCGCCGCCGTGAATCCCTAAACTGAGGCAAATTTGCATCAGGGAAATCATCACCAACGCAACCCATAAACGACGCCGTTTATCACCGCGTAAAAGAGTTTCAATTGCCACGGCGATCACCAGGAAGCTGAGGATCAGCGTTGTGTTGCGGCGGACGAAAACAGACGTCAGGAAGGAAATTTCGTGACCGCtaacggcggcggcggagaagTAGCGGGCCGCGGAAAGGCGGGCGAGGAGGAGGAAGGAGAGGGGCAGGAGGAGGCTCATGAAGGTAATTGCGATAATCCTGCCGCCCTCTTCCACGG harbors:
- the LOC125217595 gene encoding uncharacterized protein LOC125217595 → MKNQRWRGAAAVEEGGRIIAITFMSLLLPLSFLLLARLSAARYFSAAAVSGHEISFLTSVFVRRNTTLILSFLVIAVAIETLLRGDKRRRLWVALVMISLMQICLSLGIHGGAAVAEIRGSAAGNLVLARRAVFVLGLHEVTIFWRRSVVAPVVDDTVGGFGLVEEVILAAGFGNLWWRRLKDEAEALVEVAGAVGLLLYYLTAVIGGVRVIKGFAWAARWICGRRRWRGKKEVNAAVNSPV